In one Pseudomonas sp. Bout1 genomic region, the following are encoded:
- a CDS encoding sigma-54 dependent transcriptional regulator gives MWRETKILLIDDDSVRRRDLAVILNFLGEENLPCGSHDWQQAVSSLSSSREVICVLIGTVNAPGAVPGLLKTLSTWDEFLPVLLMGDISSVDLPEDQRRRVLSTLEMPPSYSKLLDSLHRAQVYREMYDQARERGRHREPNLFRSLVGTSRAIQHVRQMMQQVADTDASVLILGESGTGKEVVARNLHYHSKRRDGPFVPVNCGAIPAELLESELFGHEKGAFTGAITSRAGRFELANGGTLFLDEIGDMPLPMQVKLLRVLQERTFERVGSNKTQSVDVRIIAATHKNLESMIEVGSFREDLYYRLNVFPIEMAPLRERVEDIPLLMNELISRMEHEKRGSIRFNSAAIMSLCRHGWPGNVRELANLVERMAIMHPYGVIGVVELPKKFRYVDDEDEQLVDSLRSDLEERVAINGHTPDFSNTAMLPPEGLDLKDYLGSLEQGLIQQALDDANGIVARAAERLRIRRTTLVEKMRKYGMSRKEGDEQADD, from the coding sequence ATGTGGCGTGAAACCAAAATTCTGCTGATCGATGACGATAGCGTTCGGCGCCGCGACCTGGCGGTGATCCTGAATTTTCTTGGCGAAGAAAATCTACCCTGCGGCAGCCACGATTGGCAGCAGGCGGTCAGCTCTTTGTCGTCGAGCCGTGAAGTCATTTGCGTACTGATCGGGACGGTAAACGCTCCTGGCGCAGTTCCGGGCTTGTTAAAGACCCTGTCAACCTGGGATGAGTTCCTTCCGGTGTTGCTAATGGGCGATATTTCTTCTGTCGACCTGCCGGAAGACCAGCGCCGCCGCGTGCTTTCCACCCTCGAAATGCCCCCCAGCTACAGCAAATTGCTCGACTCCCTGCACCGTGCCCAGGTCTATCGCGAGATGTACGACCAGGCCCGCGAGCGCGGCCGTCACCGCGAACCCAACCTGTTCCGCAGCCTCGTCGGCACCAGCCGTGCGATCCAGCACGTGCGCCAGATGATGCAGCAAGTGGCCGACACCGACGCCAGCGTGCTGATCCTCGGCGAGTCCGGCACCGGCAAGGAAGTGGTCGCGCGCAACCTGCACTACCATTCCAAGCGCCGCGACGGGCCTTTTGTGCCGGTCAACTGTGGGGCGATCCCGGCAGAGCTGCTGGAAAGCGAACTGTTTGGCCACGAGAAAGGTGCCTTTACCGGGGCGATCACCAGCCGTGCCGGGCGTTTTGAGCTGGCCAACGGCGGCACCCTGTTCCTCGACGAAATCGGCGACATGCCGCTGCCGATGCAGGTCAAGCTGCTGCGGGTCCTGCAGGAGCGCACCTTCGAACGCGTGGGCAGCAACAAGACCCAGAGCGTCGACGTGCGGATCATTGCCGCCACCCACAAAAACCTCGAAAGCATGATCGAGGTCGGCAGCTTCCGCGAAGACCTGTACTACCGCCTCAACGTATTCCCGATCGAGATGGCGCCCCTGCGTGAGCGCGTCGAAGACATCCCGTTGCTGATGAACGAATTGATCTCGCGCATGGAACACGAAAAGCGCGGCTCGATTCGTTTCAATTCGGCGGCGATCATGTCCCTGTGCCGCCACGGCTGGCCGGGCAACGTGCGTGAGCTGGCCAACCTGGTGGAGCGCATGGCGATCATGCACCCGTACGGGGTGATCGGCGTGGTCGAGTTGCCGAAGAAATTCCGCTACGTCGACGACGAAGACGAGCAACTGGTGGACAGCCTGCGCAGCGACCTGGAAGAGCGCGTGGCCATCAACGGGCACACCCCGGATTTCAGCAATACCGCGATGTTGCCGCCCGAAGGCCTGGATTTGAAAGACTACCTTGGCAGCCTCGAACAAGGCCTGATCCAGCAAGCCCTGGATGACGCCAACGGCATCGTTGCCCGTGCCGCCGAGCGCCTGCGCATCCGCCGTACCACCCTGGTGGAGAAGATGCGCAAGTACGGCATGAGCCGCAAAGAAGGTGATGAACAGGCAGATGATTGA
- a CDS encoding flagellar protein FliT: MSQALQKIDETREALSDALAERNWGAIGELDLGCRALIDAALNEESADEAAIRAKLEDLLSVYQQLLEATTGERQAIFEEMAQFNRAKHASKVYHMFG; the protein is encoded by the coding sequence ATGAGTCAAGCATTGCAAAAAATTGACGAGACCCGCGAAGCGTTGTCTGACGCATTGGCTGAACGTAATTGGGGGGCCATCGGCGAACTGGACTTGGGTTGCCGCGCGTTGATCGATGCTGCGCTCAACGAGGAATCGGCGGACGAGGCAGCCATTCGGGCAAAACTGGAAGACTTGCTTTCGGTCTATCAGCAGTTGCTTGAGGCAACAACGGGCGAGCGCCAAGCTATTTTCGAAGAGATGGCGCAGTTCAACCGAGCTAAACACGCGTCAAAGGTTTACCATATGTTCGGCTGA